GCATCAAACCATTGACGATGCTTGTTACTGGATTGAACATAAAACTTATCCCCCGGATGAAATTGCGGTGCGGTTTAGTCACCGCCTTGTTGCAATCCATCCGTTTCCCAACGGAAACAGACGCTTCTCGCGTCTTATCGGCGATCTTCTCGCCCAACAGCTTGGACAGGCACCATTCACATGGGGGCGTGCAAATCCGGTCGATGCCGGAGAAACCCGCGCTCGCTATATTGAAGCCTTACGCGCCGCTGACAATCACGATATAAAGCCACTGCTGTTATTTGCGCGTTCTTAACAGGTCGTTGAAAAACTATCTGCGTTGCCGCTGCGGTGTTAAAAACAGGCTCACAGTGCTCATTTATTATGCATGAACTGCGCTTTTTCGCCTGTTTTTGCCTTGCATCGGCTAC
This is a stretch of genomic DNA from Nitrosomonas sp. sh817. It encodes these proteins:
- a CDS encoding mobile mystery protein B, which produces MRHELNEAEQINIGQALRWAAARKKRDVLDQNFLRQLHKRMFGDVWRWAGQYRTSARNIGADAYRITMDVHQTIDDACYWIEHKTYPPDEIAVRFSHRLVAIHPFPNGNRRFSRLIGDLLAQQLGQAPFTWGRANPVDAGETRARYIEALRAADNHDIKPLLLFARS